A region of Geobacillus sp. 46C-IIa DNA encodes the following proteins:
- a CDS encoding YjiH family protein yields MKTDTNMASSVPTPTPARGAWKFFVFSAIGIFVFFVPVPIGGTSSILLDHIVTWIRAQFPGLVPYYALMVIALGAVYPFYHKTWNKDVVTAVFSILKVLGLIVAVMIVFRIGPAWLFQPSMGPFLYDKLVISVGLLVPIGSVFLALLVGYGLLEFVGVWMQPIMRPIWKTPGRSAIDAVASFVGSYSIGLLITNKVFKEGKYTVKEAAIIATGFSTVSVTFMVVVAKTLGLMSIWNTYFWVTFLVTFAVTAFTARLWPLSRMSDEYYDGKGDPEQKVTGNYMKQAWSEAMKAAAQSKGIGTNIWENLRDGFIMTMGILPSIMSVGLIGLLLAEYTPLFDWLGYLFYPFTLLLQIPEPLLAAKASAIEIAEMFLPALLVTEAPLVTKFIIAVVSVSAILFFSAVIPCIVSTEIPLSLPKLLVIWFERTVLTLILTAPLAYWLL; encoded by the coding sequence ATGAAAACGGATACAAATATGGCGTCATCTGTGCCGACACCAACGCCCGCAAGAGGGGCATGGAAGTTTTTCGTCTTTAGCGCCATCGGCATTTTCGTATTTTTCGTCCCGGTGCCCATCGGCGGCACATCATCGATTTTGCTCGATCATATTGTGACATGGATTCGCGCGCAGTTTCCAGGACTCGTTCCGTATTATGCACTTATGGTGATTGCCCTTGGAGCGGTTTATCCATTCTATCATAAGACGTGGAACAAAGACGTTGTCACCGCTGTTTTTTCCATTCTCAAAGTACTTGGATTGATCGTGGCCGTCATGATTGTGTTTCGGATCGGTCCAGCATGGTTGTTTCAGCCGAGTATGGGGCCGTTTTTGTACGACAAGCTCGTGATTTCCGTTGGTTTGCTTGTGCCGATTGGCTCGGTTTTTCTCGCTCTGCTTGTTGGTTACGGGCTTCTTGAATTCGTCGGTGTTTGGATGCAGCCGATTATGCGGCCGATTTGGAAAACGCCAGGCCGCTCGGCCATCGATGCGGTTGCCTCCTTTGTCGGCAGCTACTCAATTGGCCTTTTGATCACGAACAAAGTGTTCAAAGAGGGTAAATATACGGTGAAAGAGGCAGCGATCATCGCTACCGGTTTTTCCACCGTATCCGTCACATTTATGGTGGTTGTCGCAAAAACGTTAGGGTTAATGTCGATATGGAATACGTATTTTTGGGTGACATTTCTTGTCACGTTTGCCGTTACAGCGTTCACCGCCCGGTTGTGGCCGCTAAGCCGCATGAGCGATGAATACTACGACGGCAAGGGGGATCCCGAACAAAAAGTGACAGGAAACTATATGAAACAAGCTTGGTCCGAGGCGATGAAAGCGGCAGCGCAGTCAAAAGGGATCGGGACGAACATATGGGAAAACTTGCGTGATGGCTTTATCATGACAATGGGCATTTTGCCTTCCATTATGTCGGTCGGACTGATCGGGCTGCTGCTCGCTGAATATACGCCGTTGTTTGATTGGCTGGGCTATCTGTTTTATCCGTTTACTCTTCTCTTGCAAATTCCGGAGCCGTTGTTGGCAGCGAAAGCCTCCGCCATCGAGATCGCCGAAATGTTTTTGCCAGCCTTGCTTGTCACCGAAGCACCGCTTGTCACGAAATTCATTATTGCTGTTGTATCCGTATCGGCGATCCTATTCTTTTCCGCTGTCATCCCATGCATTGTATCGACTGAGATTCCGCTCAGCTTGCCGAAACTGCTCGTCATTTGGTTCGAGCGGACGGTGTTAACGCTCATCCTCACCGCCCCGCTGGCGTATTGGCTGCTTTAA
- the mscL gene encoding large conductance mechanosensitive channel protein MscL, with amino-acid sequence MWNEFKKFALRGNVVDLAVGVIIGGAFGKIVSSLVNDIIMPLIGLILGGINFSDLSWKVGKAVVKYGAFIQTVVDFLIIAFSIFLFVKLINTLYERMKKQEEVKETAPTLTKEEELLTEIRDLLKQRETM; translated from the coding sequence ATGTGGAACGAATTTAAAAAATTCGCCCTTCGCGGCAATGTGGTCGATTTGGCCGTCGGGGTCATCATCGGCGGAGCGTTCGGCAAAATCGTTTCTTCGCTTGTCAATGACATCATCATGCCGCTCATCGGTTTGATTTTAGGCGGCATCAACTTCAGCGATTTGTCTTGGAAAGTCGGCAAGGCGGTAGTCAAATACGGCGCGTTTATTCAAACGGTCGTTGATTTTTTGATCATCGCGTTCTCCATTTTCCTGTTTGTCAAACTGATCAATACGCTGTACGAGCGCATGAAGAAACAGGAAGAGGTGAAGGAAACAGCGCCGACATTGACAAAAGAAGAGGAGCTGCTCACCGAAATCCGCGATTTGTTAAAGCAGCGGGAAACGATGTGA
- a CDS encoding YeeE/YedE family protein, whose amino-acid sequence MELTAQQQDVRAKQAANAPKNPTVWIIAVSCFVLIGGALFLYSRVSWQQALLYLLGAFGGFVLYQAHFGFTSAWRKFILYRQGEGIRAQMIMMAAASALFLPLLMKGSIFGHSVAGNVHEVGIAVMIGAFIFGIGMQLGDGCASGTLYHIGGGDANGVVTLIGFIAGSVIATTHFDVWMRMPHVEPISLIASLGAWGGFLLQLVLLAVVYYVVTVMEKRRHGKLLTTPLERRHGWKTIYKGPWSLLVGALLLALMNVLVLMFKGSPWGVTSAFALWGAKFVQLFGVDPTAWAYWQDEAKRQALGNPLYYDTTTVMDISLMVGALLAAALAGRYTKPLQWKRPARMTIGALIGGLMMGYGARLAFGCNIGAYFSGIASFSVHGWIWFVFAFLGSLIGVKLRPYCAYKN is encoded by the coding sequence ATGGAGTTGACTGCACAACAACAAGACGTTCGCGCGAAACAGGCAGCGAACGCCCCTAAAAATCCAACCGTATGGATCATTGCGGTCTCCTGCTTCGTACTAATCGGTGGAGCGCTGTTCTTATATAGCCGCGTGTCTTGGCAACAGGCGCTTTTGTATTTGTTGGGAGCGTTCGGCGGCTTTGTGCTGTATCAAGCTCATTTCGGTTTTACTTCGGCATGGCGGAAATTCATTTTGTACCGCCAAGGGGAAGGCATTCGGGCGCAGATGATCATGATGGCGGCGGCAAGTGCATTGTTTTTGCCGCTGCTGATGAAAGGATCGATATTCGGCCATTCCGTTGCCGGGAATGTGCATGAAGTCGGCATTGCTGTGATGATTGGCGCCTTTATTTTCGGGATCGGCATGCAGCTGGGTGATGGCTGCGCGTCTGGGACGCTGTATCATATTGGCGGCGGTGATGCGAACGGTGTTGTCACCTTGATCGGGTTTATCGCTGGGTCGGTCATTGCGACAACGCATTTCGATGTTTGGATGCGTATGCCGCACGTCGAGCCGATTTCGCTTATCGCCTCGCTTGGCGCATGGGGCGGCTTTCTGTTGCAGCTTGTTTTGCTGGCGGTTGTCTATTATGTCGTGACAGTGATGGAAAAGCGGCGTCACGGCAAGCTGTTGACGACGCCGCTCGAACGCCGCCACGGATGGAAAACCATTTACAAAGGTCCGTGGTCATTGTTGGTTGGCGCGTTATTATTGGCGCTGATGAACGTGCTTGTTCTCATGTTCAAAGGTTCACCGTGGGGGGTCACATCCGCGTTTGCCCTGTGGGGCGCGAAGTTTGTGCAACTGTTTGGCGTCGATCCGACGGCCTGGGCGTACTGGCAAGATGAAGCGAAACGCCAGGCGCTGGGGAACCCACTCTACTACGATACAACGACCGTGATGGACATCAGCTTGATGGTCGGCGCCTTATTGGCGGCAGCGCTCGCGGGCCGCTATACAAAACCGCTTCAGTGGAAGCGGCCGGCGCGCATGACAATTGGCGCACTCATCGGCGGATTGATGATGGGGTACGGCGCCCGGTTGGCGTTCGGCTGCAACATCGGCGCGTACTTCAGCGGCATCGCTTCCTTCAGCGTCCATGGTTGGATTTGGTTTGTGTTTGCCTTCCTTGGCAGCTTGATCGGTGTCAAGTTGCGCCCGTATTGCGCATATAAAAACTAG
- a CDS encoding carbohydrate kinase family protein, with protein sequence MRMKGSIVCIGGVNVDRKARLLVPLELGTSHPVASTQTAGGVARNIAENLGRLGQNVSLLSVVGGDHDGQWLIDATSPYVDTRLVTRIPEANTGAYTAVLDEHGEMVLALADMAIYDAVRSEWLKQRWREFGPISTVVLDTNFPPDVISWAIRQCRQERLPLCVVTVSVPKVKRLPADLTGVTWLVTNQAEAMALSGEPPLDDAIESLFRFGVETIVITRGAEGVVYATRQGERGAIAAPAIKVIDATGAGDAFAAGFLYGVLGGHAVEDACRLGMSNAALTLQTAETVNPALTEQQLRAAYEQYFGKGGE encoded by the coding sequence ATGCGAATGAAAGGTTCCATCGTCTGCATCGGCGGGGTGAATGTTGATCGGAAAGCACGGTTGCTTGTGCCGCTTGAGCTCGGCACGTCCCATCCTGTCGCGAGCACGCAGACCGCGGGCGGGGTGGCGAGAAACATCGCTGAAAATCTCGGGAGGCTCGGGCAAAACGTTTCGCTCCTCAGCGTGGTTGGCGGCGATCATGACGGGCAATGGCTCATTGATGCGACGAGTCCATATGTTGACACAAGGCTGGTCACGCGAATACCCGAAGCGAACACTGGTGCCTATACAGCGGTGCTTGATGAGCATGGCGAGATGGTGCTCGCCTTGGCCGATATGGCGATTTACGATGCCGTACGAAGTGAATGGCTGAAGCAGCGATGGCGGGAATTCGGTCCGATTTCCACTGTCGTGCTCGATACGAATTTCCCGCCTGATGTCATCTCCTGGGCGATCAGGCAGTGCCGCCAAGAGCGCCTTCCGCTTTGCGTTGTGACCGTGTCTGTTCCCAAAGTGAAGCGATTGCCGGCCGATCTCACCGGTGTCACGTGGCTTGTCACGAATCAGGCGGAAGCCATGGCGCTTTCCGGGGAACCCCCCCTTGACGATGCGATCGAATCGCTTTTTCGTTTTGGTGTGGAAACCATCGTCATCACACGCGGAGCTGAAGGCGTCGTGTACGCGACAAGGCAAGGGGAGAGGGGAGCGATCGCGGCGCCTGCCATTAAGGTCATTGATGCTACCGGAGCAGGCGATGCGTTCGCGGCCGGATTTTTGTACGGCGTCTTAGGCGGACATGCGGTGGAAGACGCCTGCCGCCTCGGGATGAGCAACGCGGCATTGACGCTGCAGACGGCTGAAACGGTGAATCCCGCTCTGACGGAACAACAGTTGCGAGCAGCGTATGAACAGTATTTTGGTAAAGGAGGAGAATGA
- the hutU gene encoding urocanate hydratase has translation MTDKRMVQALSGTERRAKGWIQEAALRMLHNNLHPDVAERPDELIVYGGIGKAARNWECYEAIVDTLLRLENDETLLIQSGKPVAVFRTHPDAPRVLLANSNLVPAWATWDHFHELDKKGLIMYGQMTAGSWIYIGSQGIVQGTYETFAEVARQHFGGTLAGTITVTAGLGGMGGAQPLAVTMNGGVCLAVEIDPARIQRRLDTKYLDTMTDSLDAALAMARRAKEEKKALSIGLVGNAAEVLPRLVDMGFVPDVLTDQTSAHDPLNGYIPAGLTLDEAAELRARDPKQYVARAKQSIAAHVRAMLAMQKQGAVTFDYGNNIRQVAKDEGVEDAFSFPGFVPAYIRPLFCEGKGPFRWVALSGDPEDIYKTDEVILREFHDNERLCQWIRMAQKQIQFQGLPARICWLGYGERAKFGKIINDMVAKGELKAPIVIGRDHLDSGSVASPNRETEGMKDGSDAIADWPILNALLNAVGGASWVSVHHGGGVGMGYSIHAGMVIVADGTKEAEKRLERVLTTDPGLGVVRHADAGYELAIRTAKEKGIDMPMLK, from the coding sequence ATGACAGACAAGCGAATGGTGCAAGCGCTTTCCGGAACGGAGCGGCGAGCGAAAGGATGGATTCAGGAAGCAGCGCTGCGCATGTTGCACAACAACTTGCATCCGGATGTCGCCGAGCGGCCGGATGAGTTGATCGTCTACGGCGGCATCGGGAAAGCGGCGCGCAATTGGGAATGTTACGAGGCGATTGTGGACACTCTTCTCCGTTTAGAAAACGATGAGACATTGCTCATTCAATCGGGCAAGCCGGTCGCGGTGTTTCGCACCCACCCGGACGCGCCGCGCGTCCTTCTTGCCAACTCGAACCTCGTGCCGGCATGGGCGACATGGGACCATTTCCATGAGCTCGACAAAAAAGGGCTGATCATGTACGGGCAAATGACGGCCGGCAGCTGGATTTACATCGGCAGCCAAGGCATCGTTCAAGGGACGTATGAAACGTTCGCCGAAGTGGCGCGCCAGCACTTTGGCGGCACGCTGGCGGGAACGATCACGGTAACGGCCGGCCTTGGCGGCATGGGCGGGGCGCAGCCGCTCGCCGTGACGATGAACGGCGGCGTCTGCCTTGCTGTTGAAATTGATCCTGCCCGCATCCAGCGCCGCCTGGACACGAAATACCTTGACACGATGACCGACAGCCTGGACGCCGCGCTGGCCATGGCCAGACGAGCGAAGGAAGAGAAAAAAGCGCTGTCGATCGGCCTTGTCGGCAATGCGGCTGAAGTGTTGCCGCGGCTCGTTGACATGGGCTTTGTTCCGGACGTCTTGACCGATCAAACGTCCGCCCATGATCCGTTAAACGGCTACATCCCCGCGGGGTTGACGCTTGATGAGGCGGCTGAGCTGCGGGCGCGCGATCCGAAGCAGTACGTTGCCCGCGCCAAACAATCGATTGCCGCGCATGTGCGGGCGATGCTGGCGATGCAAAAGCAAGGGGCGGTGACATTTGACTATGGCAACAACATCCGTCAAGTGGCGAAAGACGAAGGGGTCGAGGACGCTTTCTCCTTCCCGGGCTTTGTGCCGGCCTACATCCGCCCGCTCTTTTGTGAAGGAAAAGGCCCGTTCCGCTGGGTGGCGCTCTCCGGCGATCCGGAAGACATTTACAAAACGGATGAAGTCATTTTGCGTGAATTTCATGACAATGAGCGTCTTTGCCAGTGGATCCGCATGGCGCAAAAACAAATCCAATTCCAAGGGCTGCCGGCGCGCATTTGTTGGCTCGGCTACGGCGAGCGGGCGAAGTTCGGAAAAATCATCAACGACATGGTGGCCAAAGGTGAGTTGAAAGCGCCGATCGTCATCGGCCGCGACCATTTGGACTCGGGTTCGGTCGCCTCGCCGAACCGGGAGACGGAAGGAATGAAAGACGGGAGCGACGCCATCGCTGACTGGCCGATTCTAAACGCGCTGTTGAATGCCGTCGGCGGCGCAAGCTGGGTGTCGGTTCACCACGGCGGCGGCGTCGGCATGGGCTACTCGATTCATGCCGGCATGGTCATTGTCGCCGATGGGACGAAAGAGGCGGAAAAACGGTTGGAACGCGTGTTGACGACCGACCCTGGGCTTGGCGTCGTCCGCCACGCCGACGCCGGGTATGAGCTCGCCATCCGGACGGCGAAAGAAAAAGGCATCGATATGCCGATGCTGAAATAG
- the hutG gene encoding formimidoylglutamase — protein sequence MYQSPDANRWTGRVDSVSDEQAFRLHQRIRLLDLSKSLEPMERSAAFIGFACDEGVRRNQGRQGAKEAPAAVKAALGRLPWHLPQGASVFDAGDVVCVDGQLEQSQAELGKAVARLLRSGAAPIVIGGGHETAYGHYVGVREALGPNARLGIINIDAHFDLRPYDDGPTSGTMFRQILDEDKQVGYCCLGIQKLGNTAALFADAQRYGCEYMLEEQLTAEPIEAAYEQIERFASKYDSVMLTICMDAISAAAAPGVSAPSPFGLAPSLVRALVRRIVSHAKTISVDLCEVNPLVDEGGKTVALAAAFCMEILLYFRRLQSSVENVR from the coding sequence ATGTATCAATCGCCAGACGCCAACCGCTGGACGGGACGGGTGGACAGTGTGAGCGATGAGCAGGCGTTTCGCCTCCATCAGCGCATTCGTTTGCTCGATTTGTCCAAGTCTTTGGAGCCGATGGAACGATCGGCGGCGTTCATCGGGTTTGCGTGCGACGAAGGAGTACGCCGCAACCAAGGCCGCCAAGGGGCGAAAGAGGCGCCGGCTGCCGTGAAAGCGGCGCTGGGGAGGCTGCCATGGCATCTTCCACAAGGCGCGTCCGTCTTTGATGCGGGCGATGTCGTTTGCGTGGACGGACAGCTCGAACAAAGCCAGGCCGAACTCGGAAAAGCCGTCGCCCGCCTGCTGCGAAGCGGCGCGGCGCCTATCGTGATCGGCGGCGGCCATGAGACGGCGTATGGCCATTACGTAGGCGTCCGCGAAGCGCTTGGGCCGAACGCCCGCCTTGGCATCATCAACATTGACGCCCATTTCGATTTGCGGCCGTACGATGACGGGCCGACGTCCGGGACGATGTTTCGGCAAATTTTGGATGAAGATAAACAAGTGGGGTATTGCTGCTTAGGGATTCAAAAACTTGGGAACACGGCAGCGCTGTTTGCGGATGCACAGCGGTACGGATGCGAGTACATGCTTGAAGAACAGCTGACCGCCGAGCCGATCGAGGCGGCTTATGAACAGATCGAACGATTTGCCTCAAAGTATGACAGCGTGATGTTGACCATTTGCATGGACGCCATCAGCGCTGCCGCCGCGCCGGGGGTGAGTGCGCCGTCGCCGTTTGGACTCGCTCCGTCGCTGGTGCGCGCGCTCGTCCGCCGCATCGTTTCCCACGCAAAAACGATCAGTGTCGACCTTTGCGAAGTCAACCCGCTCGTGGATGAAGGAGGAAAAACCGTGGCGCTAGCCGCCGCTTTTTGCATGGAAATCCTTCTTTATTTTCGACGTTTGCAAAGCAGCGTCGAAAACGTTCGATGA
- a CDS encoding DUF4871 domain-containing protein, producing MRGVTNKVGFIDAPFTANQDNKYMWHFWGDSIPEGKLTIVAVKKGSHKLAPALTVDGKSVWTTGVPGGPNNGADAHIPSNMKLREPGTWALLVFLGNTYWDYVIIDVH from the coding sequence ATGCGCGGAGTGACGAATAAAGTGGGGTTCATTGATGCGCCGTTTACAGCCAATCAAGATAACAAGTACATGTGGCATTTCTGGGGCGACTCCATTCCCGAAGGAAAGTTGACGATCGTGGCGGTGAAAAAAGGAAGCCACAAGCTTGCTCCTGCGTTAACGGTAGACGGAAAAAGCGTTTGGACAACGGGAGTTCCGGGAGGACCGAACAACGGGGCGGACGCCCATATTCCGTCCAATATGAAGCTGAGAGAACCGGGGACGTGGGCGTTGCTTGTTTTTCTCGGAAACACGTACTGGGACTATGTCATCATTGACGTCCATTGA
- the hutI gene encoding imidazolonepropionase, giving the protein MRPLFVRRAHQLVTLAGSSAAPLVKEKMSDLGIIENGSVWIENGTIIAVGPDDELVRRFADRLAEAEVIDARGKTVTPGLVDPHTHLVYAGSREHEWTMRLGGATYMEIMNAGGGIHATTKATREAPEETLYEESKRRLDQFLLHGVTTIEAKSGYGLSLEHEIKQLEVAKRLHDTHPVDIVPTFLGAHAVPPEWKHDREEYIRLTIEEMIPEVSRRGLAEFNDVFCERGVFTPDEARRILEAGKAHSLTPKIHADEIEPYGGAELAAEVGAISADHLLRASDEGLRRMAERGVIGVLLPGTAFFLMTEAAHARRLIDAGVPVALATDCNPGSSPTVSLPLVMSLACLHMRMAPAEALAAATINAAHAIGRAHLVGSLEPGKKADLVVFNVPNYVQMMYYYGVNHAETVVKDGKVVVVEGKVRS; this is encoded by the coding sequence ATGCGACCGCTCTTTGTCCGCCGCGCCCACCAGCTCGTCACGCTGGCGGGAAGCTCCGCGGCCCCGCTCGTCAAGGAGAAGATGAGCGATCTAGGCATCATCGAAAACGGCAGCGTCTGGATCGAAAACGGCACGATCATAGCCGTTGGTCCGGACGACGAACTCGTTCGCCGTTTCGCGGACCGGCTTGCCGAAGCAGAGGTGATCGATGCCCGAGGCAAAACGGTCACCCCTGGCCTTGTCGACCCGCACACCCATCTCGTTTACGCCGGCAGCCGTGAACACGAATGGACGATGCGCCTCGGCGGGGCGACGTATATGGAGATCATGAACGCCGGCGGCGGCATTCATGCGACAACAAAGGCAACCCGCGAGGCGCCGGAAGAGACGTTGTATGAAGAAAGCAAGCGTCGGCTCGATCAGTTTTTGCTTCACGGCGTCACGACCATTGAGGCGAAAAGCGGCTACGGGTTAAGCCTTGAGCATGAAATCAAGCAGCTTGAAGTCGCCAAGCGGCTTCATGACACCCACCCGGTCGACATCGTCCCCACGTTTCTTGGCGCTCACGCTGTTCCGCCGGAGTGGAAGCACGACCGGGAGGAATATATTCGCTTGACCATCGAAGAAATGATTCCCGAGGTCAGCCGCCGGGGCTTGGCCGAATTCAACGACGTTTTCTGCGAGCGCGGCGTGTTCACTCCTGATGAGGCGCGCCGCATCCTCGAAGCGGGAAAAGCGCACAGCTTGACGCCGAAAATCCACGCCGATGAAATCGAACCGTACGGCGGCGCCGAACTGGCCGCCGAAGTCGGCGCGATTTCCGCCGACCATCTGCTTCGCGCATCGGACGAAGGGCTTCGGCGCATGGCGGAGCGCGGCGTGATCGGCGTCCTCTTGCCAGGCACGGCATTTTTCTTAATGACCGAGGCCGCCCACGCCCGCCGTTTGATCGACGCCGGCGTTCCTGTGGCCCTAGCGACTGACTGCAATCCTGGTTCATCGCCGACCGTCTCGCTCCCGCTGGTCATGAGCCTTGCCTGTTTGCATATGCGCATGGCCCCGGCCGAGGCGCTTGCCGCCGCCACGATCAACGCCGCCCACGCCATCGGCCGTGCGCATCTCGTCGGCAGCCTTGAACCGGGCAAGAAAGCGGATTTGGTCGTTTTCAACGTCCCAAACTACGTGCAAATGATGTACTATTACGGCGTCAATCACGCGGAGACGGTAGTGAAGGATGGGAAGGTGGTGGTTGTGGAAGGCAAGGTGCGGTCTTGA
- a CDS encoding helix-turn-helix domain-containing protein, which yields MKLVIAERDDKEREAIRWLVSAYSLPIEQVYTAAAVEEMMVLLEREAPELLYVELDMIPYELWGKATSCIRLFCQRVIAATAEATFARAKQAIDWQCVDLLVKPLEPAKLKQALRTAASFSGEGGRSRPSVGVGGHDGDYRSLFADDRVDVSTHVWLVQAEQPSFSSEVIRFLTGYSFRRQARVLPLTHMAVCLFSELPGDGKEEAWKMLRDWEEEHHEPLAVVIMPPDGRKTVRERYQAARRLLETTFFIGYRQVIAPSPDDGQWRDLDPFLTPEEQRQWIEMLERFDHEAVKRWLQRGFWHWSPPFPSPEMVRTRLTSILAQIRRFMKTYRLDRGATEREYMRLFQEILYNPVLYRIVQELILFLRRLLDEARRAAEDERVDAIERGLRYMEAHFRDPSLTLEKAAAAAGRSPAYFSHLLSKKRGVTFRQWLTNRRLEEVKRLLRQTDLSIKEIAEQTGFRTAHYLMRVFKAELNQTPTAYRDEQRSYRSSPR from the coding sequence GTGAAATTGGTCATTGCCGAACGGGACGACAAGGAACGGGAAGCGATCCGCTGGCTCGTATCCGCGTATTCCTTGCCGATTGAGCAAGTATACACGGCGGCTGCGGTCGAGGAGATGATGGTGCTTCTTGAGCGGGAAGCGCCGGAGCTGCTGTACGTCGAATTGGATATGATTCCGTATGAACTGTGGGGAAAAGCGACGTCTTGCATCCGCCTGTTTTGCCAGCGCGTGATTGCCGCCACCGCTGAGGCGACATTCGCGCGAGCGAAGCAGGCCATCGACTGGCAATGCGTCGATTTGCTTGTGAAACCGCTTGAGCCCGCCAAATTGAAGCAAGCGTTGCGGACGGCGGCTTCGTTTTCCGGCGAAGGCGGGCGCTCCCGGCCGTCCGTGGGCGTTGGCGGCCATGATGGCGATTATCGCTCGTTATTTGCCGATGACCGTGTTGACGTGTCGACCCATGTATGGCTTGTGCAGGCCGAACAGCCTTCCTTCTCTTCCGAAGTGATCCGCTTTTTAACGGGCTATTCGTTTCGCCGGCAGGCGCGCGTCTTGCCGTTGACCCATATGGCGGTCTGCCTCTTTTCCGAGCTCCCGGGAGACGGGAAAGAGGAAGCGTGGAAGATGTTGCGCGATTGGGAGGAGGAACATCATGAGCCATTGGCGGTCGTCATCATGCCGCCGGATGGCCGGAAAACGGTGCGTGAGCGATACCAAGCCGCCCGCCGGCTGCTCGAGACGACGTTTTTTATCGGTTATCGGCAAGTGATCGCTCCATCGCCTGATGATGGACAGTGGCGCGACCTGGATCCGTTTCTGACGCCCGAGGAGCAGCGGCAATGGATCGAGATGCTTGAGCGGTTCGACCACGAAGCGGTGAAGCGATGGTTGCAGCGCGGGTTTTGGCATTGGTCGCCACCGTTTCCGAGCCCGGAGATGGTGCGCACGCGGTTGACAAGCATTTTGGCGCAAATCCGGCGGTTTATGAAGACGTACCGTCTGGACCGCGGTGCGACCGAACGAGAATACATGCGCCTGTTTCAGGAAATTTTGTATAATCCGGTGCTGTATCGCATCGTTCAGGAGTTGATTTTGTTTTTGCGCCGGCTGCTTGACGAAGCGAGGCGAGCAGCGGAAGACGAGCGCGTCGACGCCATTGAACGGGGGCTCCGCTATATGGAAGCGCATTTTCGCGACCCGTCGCTGACGCTTGAGAAGGCCGCGGCCGCCGCCGGGCGCAGCCCTGCGTATTTCAGCCATTTGTTGTCAAAAAAGCGCGGTGTGACGTTCCGCCAATGGCTGACGAACCGGCGGCTTGAGGAGGTGAAACGGCTGCTTCGGCAAACCGACCTCTCGATTAAGGAAATCGCCGAACAGACTGGGTTTCGCACGGCTCATTATTTGATGCGCGTCTTTAAAGCCGAACTGAACCAGACGCCGACCGCCTACCGCGATGAACAACGATCGTATCGGTCATCACCGCGGTAG
- a CDS encoding pseudouridine-5'-phosphate glycosidase, whose amino-acid sequence MNDILVFSEEAAAAKAEQKPIVALESTIISHGMPYPENVQTAKDVEQLIRGRGAVPATIAIIDGKIKIGLTDDELEFLGTSRDIEKVSRRDLPYVIAMKKHGATTVAGTMICAAMAGIRVFATGGIGGVHRGAEQTMDISADLQELAQTNVAVVCAGAKSILDLGLTLEYLETHGVPVLGYQTDVLPAFYSRTSPFRVDYRLDSAKEIATFIETKWALGLDGGIVVANPVPKEDELEESYITAIIEQALKEAEQQHITGKAVTPFLLDRVKTLTDGKSLKANIALVKNNAALAADLACELS is encoded by the coding sequence ATCAACGACATCCTTGTTTTTTCTGAAGAAGCAGCCGCGGCAAAAGCGGAACAGAAGCCGATCGTTGCGTTGGAGTCAACGATCATTTCCCACGGCATGCCGTATCCGGAAAACGTGCAAACGGCCAAAGACGTCGAACAACTGATCCGCGGCCGCGGCGCTGTGCCGGCGACGATCGCGATCATCGATGGGAAGATCAAAATCGGGTTGACGGATGACGAGCTTGAGTTTTTAGGCACAAGCCGCGACATTGAAAAAGTGAGCCGCCGCGACTTGCCGTATGTCATCGCCATGAAGAAACACGGGGCGACCACCGTGGCGGGGACGATGATTTGTGCTGCGATGGCTGGCATCCGCGTGTTTGCGACCGGCGGCATCGGCGGAGTGCACCGCGGTGCCGAACAGACGATGGACATCTCGGCTGACTTGCAAGAACTCGCGCAAACAAACGTTGCGGTTGTCTGCGCCGGGGCGAAATCGATTTTGGATTTAGGATTGACGCTTGAATACCTCGAGACGCACGGCGTTCCGGTTCTCGGCTATCAGACGGACGTCCTGCCGGCGTTTTACTCGCGGACAAGCCCGTTTCGCGTCGATTACCGCTTAGACAGCGCCAAAGAGATCGCCACGTTCATTGAAACAAAATGGGCGCTCGGCTTAGACGGCGGCATCGTCGTCGCCAATCCTGTCCCAAAAGAAGATGAGCTCGAGGAATCGTACATCACCGCCATCATCGAACAAGCGCTCAAGGAAGCGGAACAACAGCACATCACCGGCAAAGCGGTCACCCCGTTTTTGCTTGACCGGGTGAAAACATTAACCGACGGGAAAAGCTTAAAAGCGAACATCGCCTTAGTGAAAAACAACGCCGCCTTGGCGGCCGACCTTGCCTGTGAACTGTCTTAA